The genomic stretch CTTAGAATGTTCTCACTTTACCATTTTTAAGGAGCATTTTTCAGTCGTTGCACTTTTTAACAACACCTTAAAAACGTTACCTAAGATGGCAAGAAAAAACGTCAATTTTTCCTCTGTTTTAGGTGATTTTTTAGAAAATTATGGCCTAAAAGTGAAAATAAAGTCCCCTAAAATAATATGCAACCCTCACACAATAGACGGTTGGAAAACATCCCATATACTTTTAGACAACATTTATCCCATTTCTGGCTACAATTTTCAACCGTTGTTAAAGAGAAAAAATGTTATAGTGACCTTTATGGAAGGATCCTTGCCGCCCTCGTAGGAAATATGAATGTTGGACTTTCATGGAAGGATTCTATTGCCCTTAGAATCAGTATGAATGTTGGACCTTCATGGAAGAATCCTCACAATCCTTAGAGGCAATATGAAAGTTGAATCTTAAGGACCCTCATAAGGAGAAACCTTAGCGACTCTAGAATGATTCGCCTCAACCAGAACATTATTTAACTAAAACAATGTGAAATATATATGCCACGAAAGTAGTAGGATAACTCGAATAAAACGATAATATTCACAATGTACAAGCTTGTAATCCATAAAAACCAGAAGAAGGGGGCCGCAAAATGGAACGCAAAGGGTGAAAAGGAGAATAATGATTATGGGTACATTTACCTAAACTATAAACGATGCCACATTTGAGGGACTCTCCCTCCAAATCCACGATTGAGGGAATCACCCTCTAAAGCCACATTTGAGGGAATCACCTCGCAAAAATATATACTCAGTCATGACACACTCAGATATGCACTTCGAGATTAATTACAAAGGGATAAGTATGAATAAATTAGCAAATCACCAATCAAATACCGCTATTAAACCCCAAAGATAGTACCATAAAACTCCTTTGCCATTGCAAGTAAATAAGAAGAAATCAAAGCATATACCTAAGGGATAAACAAATTCGACTTTATGAGTCCCGTTTGAAGAAACtcaaaatattaaaattaaatcACTTTTCTCTTTTCAAGACCTTGTGCTTGAAAGACTATGTGTTAGTATAATTTTGTTGGGCCTTAAGAAGGAGGTTCCATGATTATACAACATAAACCAACTACCTCAGCACCAGGCAAGTAAGCAACATATTATGACATGCCGCCCGAAATGAGGCGTGAGGTCACTCAAAGAAGGGCTAAGCTGCCATGTTTCCTTCTAAATTCAATAGGCAAAACACGTGGCACATGCATTGACCCAAAAGATGGTCAAGGTGAGATGGTAAGATTGTCCTCCCTATTAGTGGGGAAATGACCATTCCTCACTGAGCGAATTGAGGGGATTGATGGAGGAAGTTCGTTTCACTTCCTCTTCTGTCAAGTCTATGGAAGCTCATATAAATACATCAGTCTTATTGCTGAGGGAGATCTCCATTTTTTCCCCAAAAACACGCATAGAGAGCTTCTCACTACTCCGTGTGAGCTAACCTTAAAATACTATCAAGATACATAAGGAGTTGTCTTCATTGTACTCTTTTAGCAGGTACAAATATCAACAATTGtaaaaataaaaatgtaaaaataacacaattttttgataaaatttattattacaattatttttttaatatccATAACTTTGGTGAAGAATCTTATAATAAGAGACCAGGTAAATATTTGTTGTAAAATTAATAGAGTAAACCAccattttaatttttaaaattataattgTTGTGTTAAATTTCTCTTTCAAATTGTCCAAGGTCACCCAAACTACTCACTCCTTCAAGTTTCTATAGTCAAATTAAAATACTAACTATTAAAATGAGAGCACAATTGCATGTTGAATGATCATGATATGGAAATTGGAAAACATCTATAGAAGGTCTAAAGTCAAAACTATTTGAAATTTGAAACGTTTTGAACCACACACACACTCATACTCTAAAAAAGAAGAAGAATTTTGAATGGAAATGTGAGTGGGAAGAGATGTTCATCTCATCTTGATGCGCCAAGAAGATGATGCACCCTTATATTTGTACCTATTTGTTACTGAGCTGGAAATGAGTTTCATACTCATTCAAAAAAAGGGAAAAAGTGAAAAAACAGTTtattttgtgaataaattcttCAAAGGCACAAAAGGAAGGTATCAAAATATTGAGAAACTAGAAGTGACGGTCTTGATTACAGCAAGGAAACTCAAACCCTACTTCCAAGGACACAAGCTAATGGTCATAATCAATAACCTGATCCGCCAAATCATGTAGAAGCCAAATTTAGCATGAAGGATGGTAAGGTTCAATTCCAGTAGATGGAAAGACTCCCCATGTTTGGATATTATTAGCGAATGTCGCTTCGAATCGAAAGGGAAATGGCTCCAAAATAGTTTTGGAAGGCCCATATAACCTTCTAATAGTGCAGTCCTTGAGATTCAAATTCAAGGCCTGCAAGAATTAAGCTGAATATGAAGCCATCATTGTTGGCATGAATCTCATCATTGAAATGAGAGATTCAAAGATCAAGGCTAAGACCGACTCACAACTAGTAGAAAATCAGGTCACTAGGGAATATTAAGTAAAAGAGGCATAACTCATCAAATATCTTGCCATGGTACGAAACTTATCTGAACATCTCTAGTTCTTTGAAATAATATATATGCCTAGCATCACAGGTACTAAGAAGGTTGGCCCTAATTGCCCCAGCATCGAAATAGAAGAAATCAATTCCATTGAAGTCACCCAATCCTCAAGTTGAATGATGCCCATAATACATTATATGATAATTGGCTAACTTTCTACGAACAAGGATAAAGCAAAAAGGATCATAAAGCTCACCTCCAAATATATCATGATTGCAGGAAAGATCTACAAGGGTAGGGTTTTTAACAAGGTGCATTATTCCTTTTACTATCTGATGTTATGTTTTGAATGCACTATGAATGTTGGACCTTCATGGAAGGATCCTTGTCTCCATTAGAGGCAATATGAATGTTGGCCCTTCATGGAAGGATCCTTGTCTCCATTAGAGGCAATATGAATGTTGGACCTTCATGGAAGGATCCTTTTCCCCCTTAGAGCCAATATGAATGATGGACCTTTATGAAAGGATCCTTTCCTCCCTCATAGAAAATATGAATGATGGACCTTCATGGAAGTACCCTATCGCCCATAAAGGCAATATGAATGTTGGATCTTCATGAAATAATCTTGGCAACCCTTATAGGCAATATGAACGTTGAATCTTAAAGATCTTCATCGGGAGAAACCCTAGGGACGCTGGGGGGACTCACCTCAACCAGAACATTATTTAACTAAAACAATGTGAAATGTATATGCCACAAAAGTAATTGTATGATAACTCGAATAGAATGATAAGAGTCACCATGTACGAGCTTGTAATCCATAAAAACCAGAAGAGCGAGGCCGTAAAATGGCATGCAAATGGTGAAAAGGAGAATAATGAGCAAATGTACATTTACTTAAACTGTAAATGATGCATCATTTGATTGACTCACCTTATAAATCCACGATTGAGGGACTCGCCCTCTAAAGCCACCTTATAAATCCGCAAGAATATATTTTTAGTCATGGCAAAGTTCAGATATGTACCTCGAGATTACAAATGAATAAGTCTAAATAAAGCAAATCGCCACTCAAATACCACTATTAACCCTCATAGACAGTACCACAAAActcttttggcatgacaagtaAACAAGAAGACATTGAAGCACATACCTAAGGGATAAATGAATTCGACTTTAGGAGTCCCATTTGGAGAAATTCAAAACATTAGAATTAAATCACTTCGCCCTTTCCAAGACCTCGTGCTTGAGGGACTATATATTGGTATAATTTTACTTGGCCTTAAGAAGAAGGATCCATGATTGTATGACATAAACCAACTCCCTCAACACTGGACAAGTGACCAACATATTATGGCATGTCGCCCTAAATGATACATGATGTTGCCTAAAGAAGGGCTAAGCCACCTTATTGGGTTTAGGCTAAGATGTCCAATCCAATCCATGTTCTCTTATAAATCTAGTGGACAAAACATGTGGCACATGCATTAACCCAAAATATAATCAAAGTGAGGTGGTAAAACTGTCATCATATTAGGGGAAGTAACCACTCCTCATTGAGCGAATTGAGGGGAGTGATGGAGAAAGTGGGTTTGACTTCTTCTTTTGTCCCGTCCACAAAAACTCATATAAATACATTGATTTTATTGTTGAGGAAGATCTCTAATTTTTCTCAGAAACACATATTCAGAGCTTTTCACTACTCCCTGAGATAGACTTAAAATATTCTCAAGATACACAAGGAGGTGTTTTCATTGTACTCTTTTAACCACTACAAATATCAacaattataaaaataaatatataaaaataacacaattattttataaaatttattattACAATTTTTTTAATATCCATAATTTTTGTCAAAGAATCTTATAATAAGAGACCGGATAAATATTTATTGTAAAATTAATAGGGTAAACGAccattttaatttttaaaattgtAACTGTTGTGtcaaatttctctctcaaattGTCTACTCACTCCTTCAAGTTTCTACAGTCAAATTAAAATGTAAAATGAGAGCGCAATTGCGTGTTGAATGATCATGATATGGAAATTGGAAAATATCTCATTTGTAGAAGGTCTAAAAGTCAAAACTGTTTGAAATTTGAAATGTTTTGAACCACAGACTCATACAATGTCTTTAACAATCAATAATGCATCTTCTCTCCAAAACTTTCCCATACCCATCCAAGTCAACCCCAAACACCATTTGGGTCTGCAGATTCATTTTCTATATGACACTTATCCATCATTCATAGAAACCAAATTGTAAAGATGAAACCAGAGACACTGACACTGGTGCTCGTGAATCTAGCCGGTATCATGGAGAGAGCCGATACATCATTACTACCAGGAGTATACAAAGAGATCGGCGCTGCTCTCAACGCCGACCCCACCGCGTTAGGCTCTCTCACTCTCTACCGATCCCTCGTTCAATCATTCTGTTATCCTCTCGCCGCTTACCTCGCCACGCGCCACAACCGTGCTCATGTTATTGCTCTCGGTGCTTTTCTTTGGGCTGTTGCTACATTCTTCGTTGCAATCTCCTCCACCTTCTTGCAGGTCCTCATTTTAAtattttctttctcttttcttcaTAATGAAGTATAGTATATAACTTTGTTGCATGATATATAGGTGGCGATTTCAAGAGGTTTAAATGGCATAGGACTTGCCATTGTTATTCCAGCAATTCAGTCTCTAATTGCAGACTCCACCATTGATAGTAACCGCGGAACGGCTTTTGGATGGCTTCAATTAACCGGAAACCTTGGAAGTATCATTGGTAATCTCTTTGCAGTACTACTAGCCTCAACTTCATTCTTTGGCGTACCTGGTTGGAGAATAGCTTTTCATATTGTTGCATTGATTAGCGTCGTAGTCGGTTTATTAGTACGCGTCTTTGCCAATGATCCACACTTCCCAAACAACAGCGCAAAACCGACATCGTATCAAATTCCAAACAAGTCTTTTTATTCTGAGGTGAAAGATTTAATAAAAGAAGCAAAGTCTGTTATAAAAGTTCCATCTTTTCAGATAATTGTAGCTCAGGGAGTATTCGGATCATTCCGTGGGTCGAGTTTGTCGTTTTTCACTCTTTGGTTAGAACTCATAGGCTTCTCACATGGTACAACAGCAGTTATTTGGACCATATTTATAATTTCTGCTTCGTTCGGGGGTCTGTTTGGAGGATGGCTTGGAGATTTTTTATCTCAACGGTTACCAAACACTGGAAGAATAATGTTGGCGCAAATAAGCGCGGGTTCGACGATTCCTTTATCTGCgattttgttgttattattgcCTAATGATCCATCCACACCCTTTATACATGGTTTTGTTTTGGTCATCATGGGAATAATCACATTCTGGTGTGCAGCAGCAACAAATGATCCAATATTTGCTGAAATAGTACCTGAGAAATCGCGAACGGCAGTATATGCTTTGGACCGATCTTTTGAGTGTATATTGGCGTCTTTTGCTCCGCCTATTGTTGGAGTTTTGGCTCAACATGTTTATGGTTATAAACCAGTGCCAAAAGGTTCATCGGATTCTGTTGAAATTGAAACTGATAGAGAAAATGCTGCATCACTTGGTAAGGCACTTTATAGTACAATTGCAATTCCTATTGCAATATGTGTTATCATTTATTCATTTCTGTATTTTACATACCCGATGGATAGGGAGAGAGCAAGAATGGTTGCATTAGTTGAATCAGAAATGGATCAGCTAAAGATGGAACATGAAACTGGAGAAGACTATTGTGAAACACATGTCTTGGATGATAATGATGAGAAAGTTTTGCTATCCGTAGTACATTAGTTTTTATTGTTTTATACCGTACTATGTAATGCAAAGGTGAACAATTTATACCCTAAAATTTATGAAATACTTAAGCGTATTCTAATTGTAAAAGAATGTTTACTCATATTCAAACAAATAATAACATTTTAAAGTGTATATAGTATTTAAATGACTTCTTATGTTCATTTAGAATGTTTACTTGAatttaaaacaataaaaaaaaacatTGTTAAAACTAGTTTTATTTGGTTCTTAATTATCAAATACTTAGGTTTATCTTTAGGGATTACTCTTTGCATCTTACACTCTTAATAatttaaaaatgttttttttcatgtatctggagatgcatctccgaacgCACCGAAAGTATACTGAAATGTGTTATTATGTGATCCATCATATTTTGAATAAAATATGGTCCGAAGGTGCATTTTTATACATTATTTGAGTGTATCCAGAGATACATCTTCGAAATGTCCCCTGAAGTCCTTTAACAGATATTAAAAGCGTGTTATTTGTCAAAATAATTATTTTGGAGATACATCTCCAAAAATCCCCCTGAATCATTTCAGAGCAGCACCATTGTCCCAACATTGTAATTTTTTAGACCAAGTTATATTTGTGTAAAATCAAGTTAAATGAAAGTAAAAAGTCATGAATTAATCTAAAAAGTCAAGACCATACATAACATTTGTCTGAAAATACAAACATTTCAAACATAAACTACTGGGTATGTCTAACTCATGCCTCCTCTTCCGCCTGTACTGCACGACATTCTGTAACCCCGCAATCATGTTCTCCACGAGGACCAATTGGGGACTTTTATCTTCAAAGAGTTCTGCTTCTATGCTTGCTCTACCCATCTCCAAAACACGTCGACGCGTCGTCATCACGGACTCGGTGTGGTCATATCTAGCCTCAAGTACCTCTTGATAAGCTGAACTATGTGGTCTTCCAGAAGCGTCTGGTGTCATGATAGGGTGACACACCCTATAGAACCATGTCATGTAGCCTTTAGCATAAGCCCACTGAAAAGGAGTCGGCACCCTACGATACTCCTCTAGTACCAAGTGACTCTCAAAATCATCAAGTATCGTACCAAGATCTTTGCAGCAAACGCCGGGGGGAGAAGACTCATAGGAAGATTTCAAAATAATCTACAAGTAGTCAAACTGGCGCGTGACTCGCTCGGGCAGATAAGGATGCATAAGAGATAACCCACATGCCAGTCATCCGGAGTATAATGAAATGACGTCAAACTGACGCGTCTCGCGGTGACCCTCATATGGGCATAAGCAAATGTCATCTGGTACATGACGATTAATATACATTTTGAATGGCCTGACCGCATTATTCCCCATGTACTTAACAAATGCAACATCACGTGGTCAGTCCTCAGTGTTGCTAGGCGCAACTTCCCACTCGGAGATGCGAGAGAAGTGAGAGGTGATCCATCTTTGAAAATATAACAATATTAGTAGCAAATGTAACAAATGAATTATGAAAATATTAGTAGAAGTAAATTACCATAGGCAGCGTGCAACTTCTTGTCATCTGCTTTATCTTCCAAAGATAATCCTCGCCTAACTTCGAGTACAGGTAAGGGTGTTCAAAATCAAACCAACCCAATAGACAATcgcaaaccgaactaaaccaaaccaaatcaaaaTCGCAAAAAATTGCATTTGGTTCGGATGTGTTTGGGTCATACTTTAATAAAACTGCATATTGATTcggtttgcggtttgtattttgcaaaccgaaccAAACTGAATCAAACCGCACTATGTTACAACATATTTCAATTAACTCACATCCAACCCAAACCTAAACCTATTATACCTTAGTCTTACGATTatgaatgattttctcttcctCACACTCAGGGTTTCAGTTTCAGTATTCTCAAATCACTCATAAAAATATCACGTCTTCTTCGCTAAATACATCTTGCATCTTCTTGTCTAATATTTACTATCTTATATTCTTCTTTTTTTCACCCTCTCATTTTTATGCAACATATCTCTCTTCCAATTTTGTTTTTATCGCACATCTTCTTGTCTAATCTCTCATCTCTTTTATTCTTTGTTTTTCATCTTCACTAGTCTCTTATTTCTTCTATTTTTTCATTATAATTTTTTTGATATTGTTTTATGCTATTGTTTTATGTTTATTATTCCATTTTTGTCTAATCTAATTGTTACATATTTAATGGGAAGTTGTTGTCCAAATATGATGATTTTGTTGATATTTGGTAGTGTATGAATGACTAAATATAAAGTTATGTTGTCATCTATATGTGTATGTATGGctcaataatttttttataaaaaacCGAATCAACCGAACCGAACCAAATCGCATTAGTTTGGTTTGATTTGGTTCAATTTTATTTCTAAAACTCaaatgaaccaaaccaaaccgtatgtttttttctcttgcggttcggatgaCTTTTTACGTCAAAACCATCCAAACCGCACCACGAACACCCCTAAGTACAGGTAGGCCAAACAGTCGGCCTCCTAGTTGTACTCTTGAATCGCAATCAAGTCGACGAAGTACTTAAGGTAGTCCACATCGACATAGGTTGCACGTTTGTCCACAAACATGGGCGTGCCAAACAGGAACAAGAGGTAACACACTAGTCTTCTCTGTTTGTGTTAGGCGTGTAAACATTGATGTCTCACCCTTCAATATTTCTACATATTTCTATTGAGTTAAGATTGATCGCATCTTCTCCTTTCACAACCCAAAATGGTTATCTCTAAAAATCTTCGATGTCCCATTTAGAACTCATGGTACTCACTAGTAAACCTAATTCATTTATCCCACGATGGACATCACTCGTTTGAAATATGATAATATATATCCACACCAAGATATTTTAATGCGTGGGACAAAGAACAATAGAACTAAAATAATTAAGAAAAGTTAATATATACACATAGAAGAATATTATAAAAAATCCACACGAACAAAAAAAAGATAAAAGATGAGTACACAAAGAAGTTATTTACTCAATTCGATCAAACTGGTCTAAAGGAGATAATAGGTCTCAAATTCACTATATTCCAAATTTGTTACAAGATATTACAAATGAGATAAAAGAAAATAGTATTCCAAATTTCCAAGAACAAACTTTATTTTCTACTCAAGTGTTTCCCCATCTCTCCAACTCTCAATACATGAATTAGACAACCCAATATATTTAGAAGTGTTTCTTAATCCTTTTAGATATTCCAAAAGGTTTGTCAAATTCTAATAATACAATCTTAGGAATGTCTACTATTGCATCTCTAAGTTTCTCCCACTATGATTACCATATTTTCCTCTGTCTATTATTTACTACTAATAAGTGATAGATAATTATAGTTAAAACTCTTGAAACCTTAGAGATCAAATTTGAGCCCAAAATAATATCCTTCACTAAACTGAACCCCAGATCAAACCGGTCCAACCAACGACCCAAAGATTGTTCACGACCGTCCATCAAATGTTTATTGTCGACCTCCACCAACACTTTTATGACTTTGATTTCTAACAGTACCGAAACATGTTTTTCTTTTCATCACTTGAGATTTTGAATGAAACTGAAATTTGACGGAGATATATGTAGAGAACACTTCATCAATAGAAAAACTTGAAAGGTTAGGGTCATATCAGATGATATTTCTTCTTTCATCCCACGTTGCAACGACTATTAATTTGTATGTCTTCTATATTTATCAATTTTCTTGAGAATAATTAATCATAAATATGTGGAAGAAATAAACCAACCCTAGCACAAAGTAGTCATGCTTCAGTTTTGATGAATGAGAAGATTGATTGTAACTTAAAAATTATCTCTTTGATACATTGGTTTTGTTTTGGGAGGGATTAAGGTTTAAAGCTCTGATATTTAGAGACACAAACATAAATAGGGTAAACATAAAATGTTGCATGTCAAATTGTGTCCAACACATTTCCCTAGTGTTTAATGTGGATTGGATGGAGTAGTAGAACAAATGGAGTTTAAGACAATAATTGGCCAATTTTTACCCAAGTCAGTATTTTTTCTTTGGCTTCAAACCAGGTCGGCCATTTCAGCCATCTGTGCCTCTGACCTTCCACCATTTTAAATTCACTGCTATATCAAATTCTATTGAGTGGAAGATTTATTTAATCTGTTCATACGGCATGTATGAAAATGGCACACATAGTGAAGAAATTTCAGGACACACAATAATAGATTATCCTGTAGTAGTAGTAAATGTGCGGGCCCCACAAGCCTAGTCGGTAGTTCAAATTCTTCGTTAGCCATGTGATAACTCTCACTCCAATCAATTCATATTCCATAGCGCTCTTCCTCAcccttattttattttttcaattttaacATTGACTAATGACTCTTATATACCCATTTATGCAACACATGCTCATGCTACTTTGGCAGCACACACTTCCACTCAAACTCGGTTTCACTTCTTTTACAACAATAGCCCATAAACTAACAAGCTCAAAATTGGAGTATAAAATCCTTCACTACTCTATTACCCTCCTCCTTCCTCAGATCTTCGGGGGATAGATCTTGAAGGAAGCCAAAATACCAATGGCTCATCTAATGTACTTGTGCTCCACAAAGGTACTCCTACTCTctcttcttttgtttctttttgCCTCTCTTTGCTCATGTTCTTGGTGGTCAGAACCTCAACTCCAGAGAAGAACAATGCTAGAGGACCAAAAACAACACCAAAGTGACAAGAAAACTACCCTCCACTCCACCAAAAACCAAACCAAACTAATCAACCCCAATACTTTCACTTCCAAAAACAATACCAAAACCATCAAATCCAATAACCTCAATTCCTCCaaaaaccaaaccaaaaccataAAAACCGGCAACACTTCCTCCAAATCACTCAACTCCAACAACCTTAATTCTTCCAAAAACCAAACTAAAACTATAAAATCCAATGACACTTCCACTAAAACCCTCAAATCCAATAACCTTAATCCCTCCAAAAACAAAACCAATGTTACCTCCAAAAATGCATCATCCAAATCCACACCACCCAACACTAACACCCTCAAGAAGCTCaattccaccaccaccaccaagTTCAAGAAGGTGAACTCCACATCCACATCAACCAAAAAGCCATTAGATCTCGTGAAAGCAAGTAACAAAACTACAAAATCCACCACCACCGACAAAAACAAGCCACCAAAAACTCAAACTCACGACACAAACAAAAAACCAAAGACACAAACACCACCTAGTCGCACATTAGAAGAacaagaagatgaagaagatgatgatttcGCTTCATTCTCAGAGTTCAAAGATCTCCCGAACAAATTTCACCGCACTCTTATCCCAGACCTGGAACGAATCTCAACAAGCTCCAAAGCCTACATAACAAACGCCAACAACGAAATGACCAAAGGATTCAAACCCTACGTCGGCAAAAAATACGCACCCACCATAGCCGCCATAGTTTCTACCGCTTTCGTATTACTCCCTCTCCTCTTAGTCTCTCTCCTTTGCAACAGAGTCAAAACCTATTTCTCACTTCAAAAAATCCTAATCTTCATCCAAATTTACCT from Lathyrus oleraceus cultivar Zhongwan6 chromosome 7, CAAS_Psat_ZW6_1.0, whole genome shotgun sequence encodes the following:
- the LOC127107591 gene encoding uncharacterized protein LOC127107591, encoding MAHLMYLCSTKVLLLSLLLFLFASLCSCSWWSEPQLQRRTMLEDQKQHQSDKKTTLHSTKNQTKLINPNTFTSKNNTKTIKSNNLNSSKNQTKTIKTGNTSSKSLNSNNLNSSKNQTKTIKSNDTSTKTLKSNNLNPSKNKTNVTSKNASSKSTPPNTNTLKKLNSTTTTKFKKVNSTSTSTKKPLDLVKASNKTTKSTTTDKNKPPKTQTHDTNKKPKTQTPPSRTLEEQEDEEDDDFASFSEFKDLPNKFHRTLIPDLERISTSSKAYITNANNEMTKGFKPYVGKKYAPTIAAIVSTAFVLLPLLLVSLLCNRVKTYFSLQKILIFIQIYLSIYFTILCISTLVTGTEPLKFLFSTSQSTYICFQVLQTLGYVFYLLLLVMYLVLVFSTECGLGSKFLGLAQIFVGFSVGLHYYVTVFHRVVLRQPPKSNWKIHGIYATSFLLICLFAMADRRKKAYVENDGEEGKKN
- the LOC127107590 gene encoding uncharacterized protein LOC127107590 isoform X2, translated to MKPETLTLVLVNLAGIMERADTSLLPGVYKEIGAALNADPTALGSLTLYRSLVQSFCYPLAAYLATRHNRAHVIALGAFLWAVATFFVAISSTFLQVAISRGLNGIGLAIVIPAIQSLIADSTIDSNRGTAFGWLQLTGNLGSIIGNLFAVLLASTSFFGVPGWRIAFHIVALISVVVGLLVRVFANDPHFPNNSAKPTSYQIPNKSFYSEVKDLIKEAKSVIKVPSFQIIVAQGVFGSFRGSSLSFFTLWLELIGFSHGTTAVIWTIFIISASFGGLFGGWLGDFLSQRLPNTGRIMLAQISAGSTIPLSAILLLLLPNDPSTPFIHGFVLVIMGIITFWCAAATNDPIFAEIVPEKSRTAVYALDRSFECILASFAPPIVGVLAQHVYGYKPVPKGSSDSVEIETDRENAASLGREQEWLH
- the LOC127107590 gene encoding uncharacterized protein LOC127107590 isoform X1; this translates as MKPETLTLVLVNLAGIMERADTSLLPGVYKEIGAALNADPTALGSLTLYRSLVQSFCYPLAAYLATRHNRAHVIALGAFLWAVATFFVAISSTFLQVAISRGLNGIGLAIVIPAIQSLIADSTIDSNRGTAFGWLQLTGNLGSIIGNLFAVLLASTSFFGVPGWRIAFHIVALISVVVGLLVRVFANDPHFPNNSAKPTSYQIPNKSFYSEVKDLIKEAKSVIKVPSFQIIVAQGVFGSFRGSSLSFFTLWLELIGFSHGTTAVIWTIFIISASFGGLFGGWLGDFLSQRLPNTGRIMLAQISAGSTIPLSAILLLLLPNDPSTPFIHGFVLVIMGIITFWCAAATNDPIFAEIVPEKSRTAVYALDRSFECILASFAPPIVGVLAQHVYGYKPVPKGSSDSVEIETDRENAASLGKALYSTIAIPIAICVIIYSFLYFTYPMDRERARMVALVESEMDQLKMEHETGEDYCETHVLDDNDEKVLLSVVH